The Balearica regulorum gibbericeps isolate bBalReg1 chromosome 17, bBalReg1.pri, whole genome shotgun sequence region CTTCAATGCCTTGTCTGCTGTTCCAAAATGTTCCCCAGCTTTCACTGGCCAACAGGCAACAATATTgagcaagaaaatgttttttttctcttactgacCTCAGCTTTGGCTTTTACCTTTCAGCGACTGTATGGCTACAGTCAGCATTTTGAAGGGAAGCACGTGGAATACATTGCTGCTGAATCACAGGTTGAGGATAACTGCTGAACGGCAGAGAGGTCCCCAACAGGAATGAAACTGCTGGAGTgcaccatttcattttttcatcctCTCCTGTGTTTTTTCATCCTGATTCTTCAAGTTATGCATGgctgttctttttattcttttctttttcaggcacCAGAGCAACGGAGCAGTTATTTCCCGCTGTGGACAGCCCGAGGTCAGTTGGTGGGGCTGGAGGAATGCAGACGATGAACACCTTGTCCAGTCTGTAGCCAAAGCCTGTGCCTCAGATTCGAGGTCCAACAGTAACAAATTAATGAATGGAAATTGTTCCAGAGATTTCTCCAATGGAGGGGACCTCTCTGATGTGGAATTTGGTAAGtttgtcactgttttctttctgtaaaggGCAGAGCTTTTATATAAAAGCTTAATCTCTTACATGTACTGTAACAGATTCAATCCTCTTCCCCAGATTCTTCAATCTCTAATGCTTCAGGAGCGGAGAGTTTGGCAATACAGCCTCAGAAGCTTTTGATCTTAGATGCGCGATCTTACGCAGCAGCTGTGGCAAACAGAGCCAAAGGTGGAGGCTGTGAGTGCCCAGGTACGCagtgtttcttctctgttttctattCAGTTAATCAAAAGTATTTGCTCCAATGTAATTACACCGAGATACTTCCATACTGCATATTTAACAGACTACGTGGATGCAAGTGCTATTGATGTACATGAAAGTTCCGGATCATTGCAGCTATCACACAGCCCTTCAAAAGGACAGGTTTAGCTGTTAAGTCTGTTTCTCAGAGCGTAAAACCAGCTGGTAACAGTGTTCTGTAAATGCTGAACTGTGTGGAATATGCTGATTAGCTGAGTCAAACAGACAAACCAGAGCGAGACAAAAGTGTCCAGTGTGCTACTGtctaaaaaaacctaaacaaactTGTAAAAATCCACTAACTGTAGAGGTTAATAATGTTCTAGAATGGTTGTGCAGAAGACAACTTTTCAGCAATTTTTCTaaagctgaaacatttttcagcacTTCTATCATAACCCAAAGCAACTGAAATCATCAGTCTTGCATTTGTAATAATTTGCAATTATCACTTCCTGTGTTCTCTGACACTTGTAAATTGTTGATACTATAAACAAGATATTATTTTATGGTTGCTGTTGAACATGAATGCAGCCTGTTAAAATTCCATGGGTGGAgagtctagaaaaaaaatagcagacaGAAAAACTATAGATGAGCTAACAAAAGCTATTTTGACCATATATTCTTACTTTGGCCTTTGCTGCAATAGCTGCACTTTGATATGTAGCCACcagtaagaaaaatgaatttccCATTTAGCACCTCAAAACTACTAAATAACATCAGAGagtaaaatttcaaaacagaaagcagagtatAGaggaagtttaattttcttcctatatATTGGTTCTTGAATTCTTTGTAGAAAAATTTCCAAACAACTTGCCACCTTCAATAAATTTGACCTGCATTAAGTGCTTCCTTTTTGCTGATAAGTTTCCTCCAGGTATGGCCAAGTTTACTTCattctgtctgaaaaaaaaatctcatttatgttgtgctttgttttatatataacGTAATGCAgtaaaaagaccaaaaaatgCTTAAATTGTCTGATACTGTCTGTTGCTTCTGACTGGAGTTGCATAGTCCATCACTACCAGGATGTTCTTGTTTGGGCCAGCTATTTATCAGTCCAACAAATTCTAAGAAATCAAATGATATCAAACATGCTCCTTTAAGAGactactgcattttctttcaatatcCCATATACTCAATCCTGATtagtttttttctctcataGAAAAGGTCACGCTAGCTCTCATGTCATTGTGAGCTACGAGTATTTCTCGTGTGTGATGTTTGTTCCTCAGAATAAAGCAGTAAATGAAGTAACCTTTCAGCCTTTTGAGTGGTTAGGAAAAGGAATCTATAGCTTGTATAAAAATAGACGTTATTTACCAATTTTAAGCACATCCATAAATTATCAGTCAAATATTGTTTATGCTTTGCAGCCTCTTAGGgtgtttctctgtcttttttaagATGTTCTATAACCTCGAGCACAGCAATATCACTATTCCCATAGGTTTGTACTCCGCTTTTTGAAATGTGAAGtgaaacattgaaaataaatacacaaacacTTTGCTAactctttcctgttttgctctgctgtgttgtaaTGTCTGGAATACCTACTGAATGCCAAGTACTAGTTTCTTCTTACCGAATATTTGTAAACAGATTATTTCATCTGCTGCGCAGCAACAGtggtttgttttcatgaaaaagctttttttagaaattaaacttAGTGTAGTTTTTAGTTTCTTCCCTCTTGATATTTCCCTACAGAGTATTATCCAAACTGTGAAGTGGTGTTCATGGGGATGGCAAACATTCATTCTATCCGGAAGAGCTTTCAGTCGCTGCGTTTGCTCTGCACACAAATGCCAGATCCAGGAAAGTAAGTGGATGTTTGGTGTTCATTGCCTCTGTTTATGTGTTTCTGTGACTGCattcttttgctgctgattaGTAAACTGAAATTCAGTGGGTTTTCCCTTGGTGACTTTCCTGTGCAATAACGCTaagctatatttttttatttccacgGAATTTGAGCTAAAGGAAGTAATTGGCTTATTATCATTGAAGTGAACCTAGAAAATGAGATCTGGGATTATGATGTAGCCTTGAGTATTGATACTAGAATGTTATTACGTTCAGGTGAGCTTCTAAGTGCTAGCACTTAGACTTACTCGCTCTTCCTGGATCTTTAATCTTTACAGCTTGGCTCTCCTTCAGAAAATTCTGGTGGTGTTCCATGTACTTCACACATTTACGGTGTCATTTTAGGAGACATATTTCATAGCCCGCTAATGCTATGGGATAACCAGCCCCTAACAGCCCATCATCTCAGCAGCTTCTGAGGTTGGGTCTTCACTATGTCTCTGTAGTCACACCAGCCCTGTTTCCCCTACCGCTTCCCTGTTTTGAATTTGCTGCTAAGAGTCCTTCCTGGTTTCAAAGTAGATCCGGAACAGCCACCCTTACTAAACTGCCCATGGAGATCTTCATAGGGTAGAGATTAAGACACCTGCAGCACACCTTGTAAAGCCTGGGGATAGTTGAGAGACGCGCGATTTCAAAGGCACGTCAGGTCCCACCCTTTCAGGAAGCACAGAGTTGTCAGGAGCATATGGCAGAGTCCCAAGATACACCAGTGATACTGGGACTGCGGAGTAACTGAATCCTCAGCTCAGAGGAAGGGAGACGGCAGCGGCTGCTGAACATAATGGTTACCCAGCAGTGGTGGGTGGACCACTGCTGGTGGTGACCATTGCTGGTGACGTGTTGTGCCTTCTCTGGGAAAATGTCATTTAAGCTTCTTGCGAGCTGTATGCAGCAAAGCACGTACCAGAGACTGGCTGTTTCTCACGTGTCCTGCATGGCTTTGTTTCTTACAAATCTGAGAGAGTGTTAACGAGAcgtaaatgaaaaatattgaagaatGACGTTCACAGCTTATTAAAATAGGATCATTGACTTGATAAATTCAAAGATCCAAACctgaaagcatttcaaaagaGCAACAACTGTCTTCCCTTGTTTTCCTCTAGTTGGTTATCAGCTCTGGAAAGTACCAAATGGCTGCAGCACTTATCTGTGCTTCTGAAATCTGCCCTACTTGTGGTTCATGCCGTGGACCGAGACCAGCGACCAGTCTTGGTGCACTGCTCAGACGGCTGGGACCGAACCCCCCAGATAGTGGCGCTGGCCAAACTGCTGCTAGATCCGTATTACAGGACCACAGAGGTTTGTAAACCATCTGTTAGCGCATGAGGTAGTTACCAAGTTTGGGTCCTTCTCTGAGGAAGTCTGTCTAGAAATTATCTCAGTTTTTTCCACTAGAAAAGGCACTAAAGCTAGCAGGAGTTTACCAACAGTAGTCTGCACATATAGTTACGTATAGGTATAAATATGGCCTGTAATTTAAGAGCAGattatatttttcccctttgctgtaACTGCACAGTCATGGTCTAGGCTTCCCCAGATTTAGCTTAGGAATATGTAGTACAGAATGCTCCATATTGCAGTTTCCATTACACCACTGCAGTTTCTCAGCCAACTATTGATACAAAGCCTTTCTCCTGTCTGGATTTCCCAATTGCGTGTTTCTCCAGTTTCACATTTTCGTTGTCCTCTGTCAGTTATATTTCTCTTGGTTTTTCAGGCTGAATCTTTTTCCCCCATCACTTTTCAGCATTGTGTAATATGTGATGGCTGGATTCCATCTACCAGCCCACATGCAAGATGCCTTTGTTGTCTAGAACAGAAGTGTGTCTCTGAACACTGTGCCACAAACTGCTGCTTAAAGCCTCAGACACAAGAGGACCAGAAATTTAAACTGCAGTGATGCCTTTCGGATGAAATAGTGGAAACTTTTCAGATCCTTTTTCACATAGGTTCTAGGAGTCGGCATCCGTCTGGTCAAAACACACTGCTCTGTCCTTGGCACAGAACCTCCTCCTGGTCCCTCCTGAGTGTGCTGTCATTCCTGTCCCAAGTGCAGAGTTCTTCTGCACAcaccctttgctttccttcttgtcACCACCGCATCGGAGGAAACCATAAACTCTAGCTGTCTATACAAGgatcagaaatgttttggaaaatgagtCTTCAGCATTGTCACATTTCAAGCTTTTCAGCTAtcagctgttatttttcctctaattaCAGCCATTGACTTAATAAGCATGCtctacaatttttctttcactaagaATCAAAACCTTCCTAACCTGTGATGGGTTTTAGGCCCTGTAAGATGAGGCGTTCCATTCAGGTGCTCAGCTAGGCACTGTTCTGCAATGTTCTTTGcccttttcatttgcataagAAGTCATGCAACTCGACCTTTAATGAACCTTGTTGGTATACACACAGGCAAGCGCTCTCTCTGAGCCTGGGTGTCCCTTCCTGGATGAATTGCTTTCTCTTATGACAGAGATCTGCCCATCAGTTTCAAGGCAGAGCTTTAAAATTTCCTCTCCTGTCCAACCGCTGATCACCGTGATCCAGACGGGTTTGATAGCGATGAAGTTCCTGCTCGCCCCTGCCTGGCCCAGATAGGGCTCATCTCGGGATCTTCCCTGCCTGTTGCTGAGGACTTAGCCTGCCTTATTCCCTTTCCTGATCATGTAGGCTTGGTAATTCATATCTGTCCTAATTTAATCGAGCAGCAGTTCAGAACACAGAGGCATTAGGTAAAGCAGTAAAGATAAGTGATGAGAGGCAATGCTGAGGGGAAATGGGAGGGAGTGAGGACACAATAAGGTGATTCCCATGACTCTCAGACAGTCTTGGAAAAtggaagcaaagagaaataagaacTTTTCATCTGTACTTTCATTTCTGCAGGGTTTCCAGGTGCTAGTGGAGACGGAGTGGCTGGATTTTGGCCACAAGTTTGCAGATCGCTGTGGCCATGGTGAGAATTCGGATGACCTAAATGAGCGCTGCCCAGTGTTTTTACAGTGGCTGGACTGCGTCCATCAGCTCCAGAGGCAGTTCCCTTGCTCTTTCGAGTTTAACGAAGCATTCCTTGTGAGTTGTGGCTTGAGAGATTGCTGTTTTATAGACTGCTTCTAAACCAGTACCCAGTACTAACATACTAGAGAGCCCTGACGGGTTTCTGATTTTCCCATCTATCTGTGATACGCTGCAGCCTGATAAAGGAAACGGGAAAACTGCCCAGATACAGTAGAGAAAAATACTTGTACACTTCACGGGTCTGTTCGCTCTTAAAGCTGAAGCAAGACTCTTGaggactttttttaaagtttgaagaaataaattatacaaATTTAATAGTCTCACCTAAGAGGTGCTGAAATAACTTTGGTATAATACTTccaaacagcatgaaaaaagtCATAGTTACTGGCAATAAAACTTCCCCCTGCTTTGATCTTGTTTTGAGTTGAAGACTCCTCCTCTAAAAACAACCTGCCCTGTACCTTTCCACtcagtttttctgctgaaaatgtgTAGGATATCTgagctgtgtttattttcttttgaagcgGACAGCTCTCCTATTAGAAATTTGGCTAGGATGGTCAAAATCAGTTCTGAAGGCCGGAAAGCAGGTCTGTGGGAAAGCGGCAGTCACTGACTGCAGGACTCGTAATCTGAAGAATAAAAGTTTTTATGAAGTGTCTGATCCACTAAGAGATTTAAAGCGCATTCCTGTGATTGTGGTTGACTTGAGTTACTGCTTGCCAGCTCAGCCATGTAACCGAGTATATGTACGGTCCCAGCTTAGCTCAGTTGTGAAATGAGATACGGAAGGTTATAACTGCCTTCACGGCACACTGCTAATCTACGGGAGCTGTGTGAACATACCCTTCGTATTCTGGCCTTTTTAGAGTAACCCACCTAATTTATTAGAGTATTGAAGTACTTGTCTTCATTTAAATGTCTGAATAATCCCATGGAAGTCATTTATATGCTTAAAGTTAAGTTCACATTAAGCTATGACTGGGGCCGCTGCATGGACTGAATAATGATCAGAATTTCTGTGCTGCATTACTGTTTTGTAACAGAGGTAGCGTGATTCTCTTCCTTGCCTATCCTACAGGGCTATGAGTTTGAATTGGCAAGACTTTTATGCTTGATTATGAACAAATATGTTGTCTTTATATTTTCCCCTGATTttagttaaaattttaaaagattctgCTATGCTTGAATTCTTTTGCAATTAGTTTATAAGGAGGTATGCAAAAAATGCTGGGTGTATTTGTATATCAGCCTTTAGGAAGGGGCTGTATTGCCCTGCAAAGGAAGGATTTGTTCCTCCTTAAGCCTTGAATGTTGATTCTCATGTTAATCTGATATCTTCTGCCATATGACAATACTTGTATTGATCTGTGCAGGTGAAATTGGTGCAGCACACCTACTCTTGCCTCTTTGGTACATTCCTGTGCAACAATGcgaaagagagaggagaaaaacacaCTCAGGAACGGACCTGTTCTGTCTGGTCTTTGCTGCGGGCAGCAAACAAAGCCTTCAAAAACCTGCTCTACTCCTCCCAGTCGGAATCTGTATGTATCCTCCATTCCCCACCGTGGGGGAGAGTCCCTGTAGGTACAGTGTTCTCAAAAACGTGTACCTTAAGAGCATAGCCAAGCTTGTGTCAAAAGGGCATCGTAACGGCTTAACGGTTGTTGTGAATACAGCGTAGAGAGGCATCTCCAGAAAAGCATACTCTGCTTATCGATGCTTGCCTTTGAACACTCTGCTCACTCTGACGTTTTAAGCCTTATATTAAGTTTGCTGATACTTGAGGAATGTCAAATGCAACCACGAAAATTTCTCTATGCTGGAAACGTGTTTTCTGTAACTagatattttgctttatttttgtaacagaaaacatttcagtgtttgacaAATAGACCTTCGAGAGAACTAAACTATGTCAGAGGAGTGTCTTAAAATTGCGTACAAACCTAGACACTGTGTCTATATTCATCTTGCATCTAAACAGAGAAAGTAACTCAGATTTAGtatgtctttgtttctcttaatagtttcatgttttcagtttgGCTCTTCTGTAGTAATAGCTTGCTGAAGCTTCTGGGAACGGGCTCACCTTTTTGTGTATTTGATAAAAGGTCACGTAAAACTTTGAGAGATGCGGTATGGTGGGCATGTGAACAAACAGTCAATCATCAAATGTCATCATGATTAGGACTGCAAAgacttttataaatatttaaagcctttttgtttataaaagtaTCCAATATCATAAACCTAACTGTAAGGACTATACAATGTTTTTGCATATGATAGATGTCGCTTTGAATTCTTccttaaagtaaaattaaaaccttAGTATGAAAAAATTTGTGCCTACATTTGTTACAAAAAGATGAATTTTACATTCAGATTGGCCCTCTATGCCTGTCTGTCTCCCCTGGACACCAGACGTGCAGCCTGCACTCAGACTGCGCACAGATCCCGTTTGTCACTGCGACAGCCAACGTCAGAGAGAGCCCTTCAAGACTTTTCAGCCTGATGTTGTCATCATAAGAGCAGCTGCGATAGCTGTGAGCATGAGACATTGCAGATAAATATGGCTTGTGAGGACTTTTAAAGCTATGGATGCATCTAAGTTTTCCCTGGAAATAACAGCAGGTTTGCCCAGGAGGAGCCTAAAGCTGTGGACAGACAGCCGGTCTGTCCTTGGGCTGCCCTTAACGTCTGTGCTATATCCCGCAGAATAGATGCAGTCTTGGTGACTTGGCCTCTCTTCTCAGTGAATACCGCACTGTACTGTACTGAGCTAATTAGGATAATTTGTCTGTATGTGGGAGTTTTAGTAATTTCCTCTCGTATGCATcttgttgtggttttgcttcagtctttgaAAGGTGCCTCTCTGATGTAGCCACATCTGTTATAAAACCGTAGTCATTCAAGAACAGCATCCACCAAACCAAGCCACCCCAAAGCCCTCCCTCTGCTCACTGCCAGGGACACCTGACTGGTTCTCTGCCATCGCCTGCTTTTCCACAAGGAAGTTGCCTGGGAAAGGAATGGAATTGGAGTGACCCAAGGTGGTTTTAAACCGAAACAGAAAGCATATTCCACAGTCAAGGAATCCCTTTTAAGAGCAAACTGCCTCTTCAGCAAAGTATTTCTGCACGtacttaatttttaacatatgaGTGCTTCCATTAAAGACAGGGTTAGCTTTGATGAATTGGAGCCTGTAGAAGGAGGTTATTAGTTCAGCTCTCGTATGGCAGGGTATAATACAAAGTACAAGGAAATCTCTGCACTAACAATGGGCCACTGAATTCTTCAGCAGTTTAAATTGCTCAGAAGCATTATTAAGGTGTAGATTCACACAGAGCACATTGCAGTAATTCATTCATGAGGAGCTGAAAGCCGGCATTGTTATGCCTCAGCCTCtgtctctgaaagaaaagataattaTATATCCAAGTGTAGCTGATTAAAAATGCCATAGCTGCTCCCTGGCTTTCAGAGTTATCTAGTGATCCAGCAAAGCCTCCCAGCTGCAAACCTGAACGGTCAGTCAACTACCACAATCAGATTTGAACGCTTCTCCACGTTCTGGGAGCGAGCAGTTTACCTTTTCTGAACCTCGCGCGTTCTCCCCTCTCAGGTGCTGTATCCAGTGTGCCATGTGCGTAATCTAATGCTCTGGAGTGCTGTTTACCTGCCGTGCTCTTCCCCCTCTACGCCCGCTGACGACACCTGTGCCCCATACCCCGTTCCAGGCTCTAGCCCTGAAGATCAGCCTCTGGGCAGGTGAGCCTAGAGCCCAGAAATCCCATCCTGTAAAGTAAGATCAACAGAGAATATTGTGGGATATGAAGAGGAGAATACTTGTGGTGGGAGGGAAGTATTTTTCACAGGCTTATTTGTGGGACTGACTGACCTACCCAAAAGTAGTCTGTTGTTGTTTCAGTTTGGAAAGCTGTTAAGTTTCAGAGGTGATAGCGTAAGAGAGAAGATCAGCAAATAGAATTAAGCTCTGGGTACTGCATTGCCTTGTAGGATTCCTTATATCCTTGTGGGATATAAGCTTTCCTTTGGTTATCTTGATTTGAGTTGATTGTTGTGTaactatttctttgcttttttgtacAATGATTCTGAGCATGTGTTAATTAGGAGGTGTGACCAGACTGTAAGCGTTTGTGCTTTGTGGTAAAAGGATTATTCTGGGAATGTTTGAAGTCTGATTGAACATGTCTTCCTGATGGCAAACAAAGAAAGTACTGAAGCAGCTCTGCATTACAGATTGTCAAAATGTGCTCCTAGATAATACTTCACAGAAGTCCCTTAGTTAGCAGATTGTTACTGTCCTAATTGCGGGGGGAGTTTTTAAACCATAGTAGCTaagcactcaaaaaaaaaaaaaaatcccctgacTTTGGATTCTGATTATTTGTTCCTTTATAGGTTACCAAAGACAAGATCATTTGACAATCTGACAACAGCCTGTGATAGCAGCGTGCCTACAACCAATCGCCGTAGCAGCGACCCCAGCCTCAATGAGAAGTGGCAAGAGCACCGTCGATCTCTGGAGCTGAGTAGCCTCAGTAACCCTGGGGATGATCCCTTTGATGGAGACAGCCTGAGTAAACAAGGCAGGGCTCCAGTTGGAGCAGAACTCTCTGTTGCAGCTGGTGTGGCAGAGGGACAGATGGAGAATATTTTGCAGGAGGCCACTAAAGATGATGTTGGTCTGGAGGAGCACTTAAGGGGTAGCCTAGAGACAGTAGGTAAAGGGGATGAGATTGCCCTGGACaagaagagaactgaaaatCTACATGGGTATGTCAGTGACTTCTGTGAAAAGGCTGAGGCAGATAAAGGCGTTGCAATGAACAATCCAGCAGCCAACCCGCATCCGGTCTCACAGGGTGCTTCTGAGCTTGAAGGACAGCAGGATGAGCATTCTGATCTCAGTAATGCCATCCAGAACTTAGCTTGGGTGAAAGGACTACAGACTGTTCCTCTGGAGGGCTTTGTAAATAGAGATGCTCAAAAGAACACGGAGGAGGAAGGCGTTAGCAAAcctgaaggagaagcagagagcCTGTACAATACAGCGCAGGCCAACCTTCCGTTACCTCTGACAATCCCGCACGAGGCAAGAGCATCCAACATTGAAAGTTCTACGGAAACCTTAACAGAGAATGAAGCGAAGCAAGAGCTCGTTCCTAAGGGCCCTTGCCATGGACCTCACCTGGTGGACAACAGCGCTGACGAGCTTTCTCGAACTATTGAAAATAGGCCGGAGGGGGAGAGCACGCCAGAACTTCAGAAACAGGGAGCAAAAGTGCATAGGACTTCTGGTAGCAGCAACACACACATCCCAATGCCTTCCCCTTGTGCCTTGCCTTTAGCTGAATGTAAAGATGAGATTGTGTGTAACGGAGAGCTGGAGCCCGAGAACAAGATGACAGAGAAGCCTGCGGGGTTTAGTATCGCCCAGAAATACCACGTGACAAACGGACACTGTGTGAACGGAGAGGATGGTAGGATCAAAGCCTCTCTGAGTCGGCAGGTCTCCACAGCTAGCTGTAGTTCTGCACAGTTTCACGTGAGGAACTTGCACCAAAAATGGATGGTTAGTCATCTTGGtaagcagcaggcagccagcagcccagACCAACCTGCCAGAAGTCACCTGGATGATGACGGGATGCCTGTCTACACTGATGTCATCCAGCAGCGTCTGCGCCAGATAGAAACTGGGCATCAGCAAGAAGTGGAGACCTTGAAGAAGCAAGTGCAAGAGTTGAAGAGCCGGTTGGAGAGCCAGTACCCGAACAGCTCCTTACGTCTCAACGGTGATTATGGAGACGAAGTGGTAAGTGAAATGGTAATTGGGCCACTGCTGGAAACAGTGGGCTGGTTAGTCATGTTCTGGATCTCGCCAGCTCTTAGTTCATTAGTCAGGTAGTGACTTTTTGGCTGTACAGGCTTTTATCAAACTCTTAAGGTCATTCTGAAGCAGGCAAACAACTGATCGAGTACACAGCAGTTAGCGCTAACTAATATTctcactgtatttcagtttgacTATAAGTAGCAAGGTGTTCCACAGCGTACTCGCACATACCTGGACACACCTGGGCACCTTCACTGGCCTATTCCAAAGAACGTTTGTTTCAGTGCCGTTTTCATGAATGGGCAAAGATAATTTTCTAAGGATGTGAATGCGTCATGTACTGGGACAGGAGCATAGGGCTGATCTCTCAGTGCTTTGCGTGCTTGGGGTAAGAAATTTGCAGCAGCACCCGTGCTGTTAGCTCAAACCCGTAGAGTTTGAGCCATCCCCTTTTCAGATAGCTGGCCTGCTCAAGGCTCATTAACTGGGATAAATTAAGAGCTTTTGTGACAGCCTTATGTCAGTGAGGGTTTTTTCTCAACAAACTTAAGAATTTTAAGGGAGCTTTTAAACTGTTTGTGCTTTCACTTTTGAAGTCTTAAAAGTAGAGCCTTATGTTTGAGGTGTGATTCAAATACAGTACACTGATTTCTGTAGCAATTACATGATCTATGTAGCTGTGGTggcaaaagaaattttaaaatcagaaatgaagTAAGTGTAATTCCAAGTTCAAGATCTCAATAGCTGGCAAGTTTTGCACACATCTCTGTATGTCTTAGGTGGATTTCTAAGTTGATTCTCCCCTACCTGTTTCTTACCtaatttctcctcctcttttgagtaataaataatactaaaaagTCATAAGAAATACAGTCACTGGCCTTGTACTGTTTCTGGGAGGTGGCACTGATTCAGCGAACCAGCAGgagtcctgctctgcagaggccGTCGAGCACAGGGCAGTTCTGCGGATTGCTGAAAAACTTGGAGTTTGTTagttaaataaaagaaatgaagagggGAGAGCTACATGAGAAGCAGGTAggcacaggaggaggaaaggggcaggaaggggaagggTG contains the following coding sequences:
- the MTMR3 gene encoding phosphatidylinositol-3,5-bisphosphate 3-phosphatase MTMR3 isoform X6 — its product is MGTNCWILIRSEEEPQSIVSKDEDFSSSPGPVMDEETQHSLECIQANQIFPRKQLIREDENLQVPFIELHGESTEYVGRAEDAIIALSNYRLHIKFKESVVNVPLQLIESVECRDIFQLHLTCKDCKVIRCQFSTFEQCQDWLKRLNNAIRPPSKIEDLFSFAYHAWCMEVYASEKEQHGDLCRPGEHVTSRFKNEVERMGFDMNNAWRISNINEKYKLCGSYPQEIIVPAWITDKELESVASFRSWKRIPAVVYRHQSNGAVISRCGQPEVSWWGWRNADDEHLVQSVAKACASDSRSNSNKLMNGNCSRDFSNGGDLSDVEFDSSISNASGAESLAIQPQKLLILDARSYAAAVANRAKGGGCECPEYYPNCEVVFMGMANIHSIRKSFQSLRLLCTQMPDPGNWLSALESTKWLQHLSVLLKSALLVVHAVDRDQRPVLVHCSDGWDRTPQIVALAKLLLDPYYRTTEGFQVLVETEWLDFGHKFADRCGHGENSDDLNERCPVFLQWLDCVHQLQRQFPCSFEFNEAFLVKLVQHTYSCLFGTFLCNNAKERGEKHTQERTCSVWSLLRAANKAFKNLLYSSQSESVLYPVCHVRNLMLWSAVYLPCSSPSTPADDTCAPYPVPGSSPEDQPLGRLPKTRSFDNLTTACDSSVPTTNRRSSDPSLNEKWQEHRRSLELSSLSNPGDDPFDGDSLSKQGRAPVGAELSVAAGVAEGQMENILQEATKDDVGLEEHLRGSLETVGKGDEIALDKKRTENLHGYVSDFCEKAEADKGVAMNNPAANPHPVSQGASELEGQQDEHSDLSNAIQNLAWVKGLQTVPLEGFVNRDAQKNTEEEGVSKPEGEAESLYNTAQANLPLPLTIPHEARASNIESSTETLTENEAKQELVPKGPCHGPHLVDNSADELSRTIENRPEGESTPELQKQGAKVHRTSGSSNTHIPMPSPCALPLAECKDEIVCNGELEPENKMTEKPAGFSIAQKYHVTNGHCVNGEDGRIKASLSRQVSTASCSSAQFHVRNLHQKWMVSHLGKQQAASSPDQPARSHLDDDGMPVYTDVIQQRLRQIETGHQQEVETLKKQVQELKSRLESQYPNSSLRLNGDYGDEVVTRWLPDHLAAHCYGCDSTFWLASRKHHCRNCGNVFCSSCCNQKVPVPSQQLFEPSRVCKSCYSSLHPSSSSLDLELDKPITATSN
- the MTMR3 gene encoding phosphatidylinositol-3,5-bisphosphate 3-phosphatase MTMR3 isoform X5; protein product: MDEETQHSLECIQANQIFPRKQLIREDENLQVPFIELHGESTEYVGRAEDAIIALSNYRLHIKFKESVVNVPLQLIESVECRDIFQLHLTCKDCKVIRCQFSTFEQCQDWLKRLNNAIRPPSKIEDLFSFAYHAWCMEVYASEKEQHGDLCRPGEHVTSRFKNEVERMGFDMNNAWRISNINEKYKLCGSYPQEIIVPAWITDKELESVASFRSWKRIPAVVYRHQSNGAVISRCGQPEVSWWGWRNADDEHLVQSVAKACASDSRSNSNKLMNGNCSRDFSNGGDLSDVEFDSSISNASGAESLAIQPQKLLILDARSYAAAVANRAKGGGCECPEYYPNCEVVFMGMANIHSIRKSFQSLRLLCTQMPDPGNWLSALESTKWLQHLSVLLKSALLVVHAVDRDQRPVLVHCSDGWDRTPQIVALAKLLLDPYYRTTEGFQVLVETEWLDFGHKFADRCGHGENSDDLNERCPVFLQWLDCVHQLQRQFPCSFEFNEAFLVKLVQHTYSCLFGTFLCNNAKERGEKHTQERTCSVWSLLRAANKAFKNLLYSSQSESVLYPVCHVRNLMLWSAVYLPCSSPSTPADDTCAPYPVPGSSPEDQPLGRLPKTRSFDNLTTACDSSVPTTNRRSSDPSLNEKWQEHRRSLELSSLSNPGDDPFDGDSLSKQGRAPVGAELSVAAGVAEGQMENILQEATKDDVGLEEHLRGSLETVGKGDEIALDKKRTENLHGYVSDFCEKAEADKGVAMNNPAANPHPVSQGASELEGQQDEHSDLSNAIQNLAWVKGLQTVPLEGFVNRDAQKNTEEEGVSKPEGEAESLYNTAQANLPLPLTIPHEARASNIESSTETLTENEAKQELVPKGPCHGPHLVDNSADELSRTIENRPEGESTPELQKQGAKVHRTSGSSNTHIPMPSPCALPLAECKDEIVCNGELEPENKMTEKPAGFSIAQKYHVTNGHCVNGEDGRIKASLSRQVSTASCSSAQFHVRNLHQKWMVSHLGKQQAASSPDQPARSHLDDDGMPVYTDVIQQRLRQIETGHQQEVETLKKQVQELKSRLESQYPNSSLRLNGDYGDEVTSIPDSESNLDQNCLSRCSTEIFSEASWEQVDKQDTEVTRWLPDHLAAHCYGCDSTFWLASRKHHCRNCGNVFCSSCCNQKVPVPSQQLFEPSRVCKSCYSSLHPSSSSLDLELDKPITATSN